Proteins encoded together in one Balearica regulorum gibbericeps isolate bBalReg1 chromosome 3, bBalReg1.pri, whole genome shotgun sequence window:
- the ENPP4 gene encoding bis(5'-adenosyl)-triphosphatase ENPP4 isoform X2: protein MNSMLTLFFSGIVACCAHSTGDSVSRLLLVSFDGFRADYLETYKLPHLREFIEDGVLVKQVKNAFITKTFPNHYTIVTGLYEESHGIVANDMYDADAKKKFSQFNDSDPFWWNEAVPIWVTNQQQGKGASAAAMWPGTDVKINNMTPQFFMKYNFSVTFEERVEKIVAWLNSSDPVVSFATLYWEEPDASGHKYGPDDTKNMRKVLEEVDNHIGFLTNKLKALGLWDTINIIVTSDHGMASCSAKKLIILDDCIGRNNYTLIDKSPVAAVLPRQNKRDVYNLLKKCHSHMKVYLKEEIPDRFHYRHNKRIQPIILVADEGWTIVQNESLSKCDHGYDNALPSMHPFLAAHGPAFHRGYKQSTMNNVDIYPMMCHILGLTPQPHNGTFSNTKCLLADQWCINLPEAIGIVIGAFMILTTFTCIIIISKNKVVPQRPFSRLQLQSDDDDPLIG, encoded by the exons ATGAACTCAAtgttaacattatttttttctggaatagtTGCCTGTTGTGCTCACTCTACTGGTGATTCGGTGTCCAGGTTACTCCTCGTGTCTTTTGATGGCTTCAGGGCTGATTACTTGGAAACCTATAAACTTCCTCACCTTCGGGAGTTCATTGAGGATGGTGTGCTTGTAAAACAAGTTAAGAATGCTTTTATCACCAAGACTTTCCCAAACCATTATACCATAGTGACAGGTTTATATGAAGAAAGCCATGGCATCGTGGCTAATGACATGTACGATGCAGATGCCAAGAAAAAGTTTTCACAATTCAATGATTCAGATCCCTTCTGGTGGAATGAGGCAGTTCCAATTTGGGTAACAAATcaacagcagggaaaaggagCAAGTGCTGCTGCAATGTGGCCTGGTACTGATGTAAAAATTAACAATATGACCCCTCAGTTCTTTATGAAGTATAACTTTTCGGTGACGTTTGAGGAGAGAGTGGAGAAAATTGTTGCATGGCTGAACAGCTCTGATCCAGTAGTCAGTTTTGCTACGTTATACTGGGAAGAACCGGATGCCAGTGGGCACAAGTATGGACCGGATGACACCAAGAACATGCGCAAAGTATTAGAAGAAGTGGATAATCATATTGGTTTCCTTACTAATAAATTGAAGGCATTAGGTTTGTGGGACACTATTAATATCATAGTAACCAGCGATCATGGAATGGCCTCCTGTTCTGCAAAGAAGCTGATTATCCTTGATGACTGTATTGGTCGCAATAACTACACTCTGATAGACAAGAGTCCAgttgctgcagtgctgccaaGGCAGA acAAGAGAGATGTGTATAACTTACTGAAAAAATGCCACAGTCACATGAAAGTGTATCTCAAAGAAGAAATTCCAGACAGATTTCATTATCGTCATAATAAGAGAATTCAACCCATAATTCTGGTTGCAGATGAAGGTTGGACAATTGTACAAAATGaatctctttcaaaat GTGACCATGGCTATGACAACGCTCTCCCAAGCATGCATCCGTTCCTGGCTGCTCACGGGCCTGCTTTTCATCGGGGTTACAAGCAGAGCACAATGAACAACGTTGATATTTACCCAATGATGTGCCACATCCTGGGACTGACACCACAGCCGCACAATGGCACTTTCAGTAACACCAAGTGCTTGCTCGCTGACCAGTGGTGCATAAATCTTCCAGAAGCTATTGGGATTGTAATTGGGGCTTTTATGATACTGACTACTTTCACCTGCATTATAATAATCTCAAAGAATAAAGTAGTTCCCCAACGGCCATTTTCCCGACTTCAGTTACAATCTGATGATGATGATCCTTTAATCGGATAG
- the ENPP4 gene encoding bis(5'-adenosyl)-triphosphatase ENPP4 isoform X1, with product MNSMLTLFFSGIVACCAHSTGDSVSRLLLVSFDGFRADYLETYKLPHLREFIEDGVLVKQVKNAFITKTFPNHYTIVTGLYEESHGIVANDMYDADAKKKFSQFNDSDPFWWNEAVPIWVTNQQQGKGASAAAMWPGTDVKINNMTPQFFMKYNFSVTFEERVEKIVAWLNSSDPVVSFATLYWEEPDASGHKYGPDDTKNMRKVLEEVDNHIGFLTNKLKALGLWDTINIIVTSDHGMASCSAKKLIILDDCIGRNNYTLIDKSPVAAVLPRQNKRDVYNLLKKCHSHMKVYLKEEIPDRFHYRHNKRIQPIILVADEGWTIVQNESLSKLGDHGYDNALPSMHPFLAAHGPAFHRGYKQSTMNNVDIYPMMCHILGLTPQPHNGTFSNTKCLLADQWCINLPEAIGIVIGAFMILTTFTCIIIISKNKVVPQRPFSRLQLQSDDDDPLIG from the exons ATGAACTCAAtgttaacattatttttttctggaatagtTGCCTGTTGTGCTCACTCTACTGGTGATTCGGTGTCCAGGTTACTCCTCGTGTCTTTTGATGGCTTCAGGGCTGATTACTTGGAAACCTATAAACTTCCTCACCTTCGGGAGTTCATTGAGGATGGTGTGCTTGTAAAACAAGTTAAGAATGCTTTTATCACCAAGACTTTCCCAAACCATTATACCATAGTGACAGGTTTATATGAAGAAAGCCATGGCATCGTGGCTAATGACATGTACGATGCAGATGCCAAGAAAAAGTTTTCACAATTCAATGATTCAGATCCCTTCTGGTGGAATGAGGCAGTTCCAATTTGGGTAACAAATcaacagcagggaaaaggagCAAGTGCTGCTGCAATGTGGCCTGGTACTGATGTAAAAATTAACAATATGACCCCTCAGTTCTTTATGAAGTATAACTTTTCGGTGACGTTTGAGGAGAGAGTGGAGAAAATTGTTGCATGGCTGAACAGCTCTGATCCAGTAGTCAGTTTTGCTACGTTATACTGGGAAGAACCGGATGCCAGTGGGCACAAGTATGGACCGGATGACACCAAGAACATGCGCAAAGTATTAGAAGAAGTGGATAATCATATTGGTTTCCTTACTAATAAATTGAAGGCATTAGGTTTGTGGGACACTATTAATATCATAGTAACCAGCGATCATGGAATGGCCTCCTGTTCTGCAAAGAAGCTGATTATCCTTGATGACTGTATTGGTCGCAATAACTACACTCTGATAGACAAGAGTCCAgttgctgcagtgctgccaaGGCAGA acAAGAGAGATGTGTATAACTTACTGAAAAAATGCCACAGTCACATGAAAGTGTATCTCAAAGAAGAAATTCCAGACAGATTTCATTATCGTCATAATAAGAGAATTCAACCCATAATTCTGGTTGCAGATGAAGGTTGGACAATTGTACAAAATGaatctctttcaaaat TAGGTGACCATGGCTATGACAACGCTCTCCCAAGCATGCATCCGTTCCTGGCTGCTCACGGGCCTGCTTTTCATCGGGGTTACAAGCAGAGCACAATGAACAACGTTGATATTTACCCAATGATGTGCCACATCCTGGGACTGACACCACAGCCGCACAATGGCACTTTCAGTAACACCAAGTGCTTGCTCGCTGACCAGTGGTGCATAAATCTTCCAGAAGCTATTGGGATTGTAATTGGGGCTTTTATGATACTGACTACTTTCACCTGCATTATAATAATCTCAAAGAATAAAGTAGTTCCCCAACGGCCATTTTCCCGACTTCAGTTACAATCTGATGATGATGATCCTTTAATCGGATAG